A region of the Fibrobacter succinogenes genome:
ACTCTATTTCGATGAAAAAGCCGAAACAGGGCCTTTATTTCGTCCGCCTCAAGGTCGGAAGTCAGAGTGCCGTCTCGAGAATCATGGTGCGATGATTCAGTCTAGCCGAACGGCGCGATAATTACTAAATTTGCGCCGTTATGACAAAAGCAAAACTCATCAAACTCATTATTGCATCGGTGCTCGCCATCGCTGCCCTCTTCGTCCCGTACGAAGCCCTTGGCTTCGTGGGTGACCACGCGTTGAACCCTCTCGAAATCCGCGTCATCGCAATCTTTGTGATGGCTGCTCTTTTCTGGATCCTTCAACCGTTCCCAATCTGGTCCACCTCCATGTTCGTCATCGTGCTGATGATCCTCACGCTTTCTAACTCGGCTCTTATCCCGTTCCGCGTGGAAGGTGTTGAACCGCTCAAGTTCAAGGCAATCATGGCTACGTTTGCCGACCCGATCATCATGCTCTTCTTGGGTGGCTTCTTCCTTGCTTCTGCCGCTTGCAAGTACAACATGGACAAGAACCTTGCCCGTGTGCTCCTCAAGCCGTTCGGAAAGGATCCGAAGTGGGTGCTCCTTGGCCTCATGATCATCACTGCCGTGTTCTCCATGTTCATGAGCAACACCGCAACTGCTGCCATGATGCTTGCTATCCTTGGCCCGGTGCTCAAGTTGTTCGATGCCAATGACCGTGGTAAAGCCGCTTTTGCCCTTGCCATCCCGCTCGGTGCAAACATCGGTGGTATGGGTACTCCGATTGGAACGCCTCCTAACGCTATTGCCCTTGGCGCTCTCCAGTCCAGCGGCTTCAACATCTCGTTTGGCCAGTGGATGGAATTTGGCGTTCCGTATGTGATTGTCATGATGGTTATTGCTTGGATTTTGCTCCTCAAGCTTTATCCGATCAAGATGAAGGAAATGAACCTCGATATTGAAGGTGCCAATGGCTTTGACAAGAGCCCGCGTGCTATTATCGTTTACGTTACCTTCGCAGTGTGCGTACTTTTGTGGGTGACCGGTAAGAATGTCCATGGTCTTAACGACAACGTGATTGCTATGATCCCGATGGCTGTGTTTGCATTGACGGGCGTGATTACCAAGAAAGACCTCAACGAAATGAGCTGGGACGTTCTTTGGCTCGTGGCTGGTGGCTTTGCTCTTGGCCTCGGCTTGCAGCAGACTGGCCTTGCAAAGGATCTCATCAACGCTATTCCGTTCAACACTTGGTCTCCGTTCGTCCTCATGGTCGGTTGTGGATTCATTTGCCTCTTCATGGCTAACTTCATGAGCCACACTTCTACCGCAAGCTTGCTCGTGCCGATTTTCATCGTCGTTGCCATGAGCTGCAAGGAAAACCTCGCTCCGCTCGGTGGCGTAACTTCCTTGATGGTTGCTGTCGCTTTTGCAAGCTCCCTCGGTATGTGCCTCCCGATTTCTACGCCTCCTAACGCTCTTGCCCATGCAACCGGTTACACGGATACGCATGGTATGGCTATTACGGGTATCGTAATGGGTGTCGGTGGTCTTGTGCTTTCTTGGATCATGATGTTCGGTCTTTCCAAGATCAACTTCTTCGAAGATCCGGCTGAAGTTGCCGCTGCTCCGGCTGCTGTTGCCGCCCCGGCTCCTGCCGCACCTGTTTATGCAAAGCCGGCTGAAACAATCGCTGAACCGGCCACTGTCGCCATCCCGGCTGACTCCGCCGCTAAGGTTGTTGTTGATAGCGCTGCCGCTAAGTAATTGAAATGTCGCTCCGGCTTTCAGGTCGCTAAGTCGGTATCTGAAGCCTGTCGAAGCTCTGCTGAAACGCCGTGGTTGACATTAACGAAAATCGCTCGGGTTCATCCCCGGGCTTTTTTTGTATTCACAACATCTGTTTGTAAAAAGTCTTTCACAAATTTCGCCATTTTGAATAAGATGTTATCTTCATTCCTGTCAAAATAACCCAAATGGGTTATTGTAATGTAAGGTTGCTGTAAGTAAATTCTAAACAACCTAAACAAAGGAAAAATAAAATGGCTAAAAAACTGAAAAAAAGTGGAAAAATTTCTGTAGAAGACTTGCTCCCGGGCGATATTTTGGCGTTTAAGGGTGACCCTAATGATACTATTAGTAGCCTTATCATGGATTTTACGAAATCCGATGTTTCGCATGGTGCAATCTTTGTTCAGAAGCAGGATAATGTTCTTGCTGAAGCTGGTGGCGATGGCATCCATGCTCGCCGAATGAAAGACAATGCTGACGCTCGTGAAGCATATGTGATGCGTCATAATAAGGCTGGCAAATATGGTGTTGAACCTGTTGTACCGATTGCTAAGGACTATGTACTCCAAAACCTTCCGTATCCGTATTCTGACTTGATTCTTTTGGGCTTAATTCTTATCTTCAAGCATCCGATCACAAATCAGTTTCTCTCTCGCGTTGTTGTAGAATTCTTGTGCTTGGTTGCCGCAGAACTTAAGACAATTATTGAAAAAGAGAAAACGCCTGGCAAGCATACCATGGTGTGCTCTTCCTATGTTTACCAGTGCTATTTGGATGCATCCAAGAAGCATCCGGCTCTCAAGCTCAAACTCAAGGACGCTGACGTTGGCTTTAATGATCATCCCCTTATCGGTCGCAAGTCTAAGTCCAAGTCGGTCACGCTCTTCGATATGTATGCCAATTACGTCGAATCGCATGAAGAAGAATGCAAGAAGAATTTCAAGCTTAAAAAGTCTGTGGCTCCGAAGAAGCTTCGTTCTAAAGACGAAATCTTGGCCGATTTGAAGAAGCTTATTGCGAAGAAAATCTCCGACAAGATTCCGACACTAACTCCAGAACAATTTTCCACGATTGTTGACATCATTGAAGCCATTAAGGATGTTATCAGTGCATTGGCAACATTCTTCAAGGGCGACCGTGTTTCGTTCTCGGAAATGATGAAGATTGCAAGAGAACAGCAGGCCATGTTTGTAACGCCTAATGATTTGGCCAATCACATTTCAAATGCTACATGCATTGGCACGGTGAAAGTCGAGCGTTACGGCAAAGACTACGATGAAAACTGGAAGTAATTAAGGAATAGCCCGCTCTGCGGGCATTTCTTTGTATTTTTTGTAGCCAACAAAAAAAGCCTCGCATTTTTGCGAGGCTTTTTCAGTGGTCGATACAGAACTCGAATCTGTGACCTCTACCATGTCAAGGTAGCGCTCTAACCAACTGAGCTAATCGACCATTAAGGTAGCCCAATATTAGAAAAAGATTGGGCGCTTGTCAAGGGTTCTTGCGTTAAAATTCAAAAAAAATCCGCAAACGTTTCCTATTATCGGTCGTCCTCTGCTATCCAGTATTGCAGTCTCCCTTTGAACGTTATTGGGGGGAGGCTGTCGTTGCATACTCCTTGCCTACAGTCCTTGAACTGCAAATTGAACGTCGCCGTCCACTTGGTATCGTCTTTTTGGTCTATTGTGGCGTAATTGTTGTTGCCGATAAGGGTCGCTTTGGGGGTTGCCTGGATCTGGAGCCAGGTGTAACTTGCCACGATTGCGTTTTTACCGAGCTTGGGTTCGTTGACCATGATGTTCATCTGGTCCTTGCGTTCGCTGCGATCCATTGGAACTTTAATGAATAAATAATGGTGATTGTTCCTGATATAGGGGATTTCGACGTCGTTTCGCTCCAATTCCTGCGAGATTTCCTCACCGCCATTGATGCTGTACTTGAGGTAACCGCCGCCCTTGACTTCCCAGCTGTCGTTGATGCCGCTGCAAGCGGTCAGGCCTGCAACGATGAATGGGGCGAAAATTTTAAAAGAACTAGAGTGCATTTTATTAAGATAAAAATGATTGTTCAAAATGTCATTCTGAGCGAATGCGAAGAACCCAGTTAAGGTATAAAATAGAAAAACGCCGGGCGCTAGGTCCCGGCGACAGTTAGTTTTTAATAGTCCTTATCACTAACCACTTCTTACTGCCTACTGCGGCTTTGCCGCTTAAGCTCTTCCGTCAACGGAATTGTCTTCGGCCTGAGGCGGTTTGTTCTGCTGAGCAAGGCGCGGATCTTCGAGAATGTATAGCGGAAGTGCGGCAAGTTCTTCATTATCGGCGATAAGGCGTACAATGTACTTGTCTGGACGGGTAAACTGCAAACGCTGCATGTTCAAGATCATGTTGACTGCGGCGGTGTCGAAGCCCGGAGCGACCGGCTGGAGCTCGATTTCGGACTGCATCGGTGGCACAACCGTGTGGCCTACGACATCTTCAATCGAAAGGCTCAATTGGTGCGTTCCTGCTTCGGAGCGCTGGTAGCGCAAACGGAATGCAGCAGAGCATTGCGGAATCACAAGCGGAAACTTTGAGAAAATGCGGTCAAATGCACCAAGGATGTTCATGCGGCCTCCAATATCGTTTGCGGTGGCGGCGTCACAGATAGCGGCAATTTCAATATTCATTAAGGGGTCTCCCAGTATTAGATAAATGTTTAACTAAATTATAATTATATTCGAAAAAAGACGAGGATTTTATGCAAGAAATTCCACTTTGGTACTGGTTAATTGTGTTTTTTGGCCTTGGAGCCTGTGTCGGGAGCTTCTATAACGTCATCGTGTATCGTATGCCGCGCGGAATTTCGCTGATAAACCCGCCTTCGCACTGCCCGCTTTGCAAAAAAAGAATTCCTATCTACTATAATTTGCCGATTGTGGGGTGGCTTTGGCTGCGTGGCAAGACCGCTTGCTGTCATAAGCCGCTTAATGTGATTTATCCGATTGGCGAAAGCCTTTGCGGGCTCCTCGGTGCGCTTGCACTTTATTCGGCATCGGGCTTTGGGACAGACTTGTCGCGGCCTGTTTTATCGCCAGAGACTTGGGCGAATGCCGCTGCTATGTTTTGGCTTTTGCTTGGAGCGTATCCGGTGTGCGCGGTGGATTACAAGTACAAACTCATTCCTGATTCCATCTCGGTGGGCGGTATTGTCGCGGGCCTTTTGATTTCGATCGTGCCGGGCGGCATTACGCCATTCCAGAGCTTGCTCGGGGCTGTTCTTGCTGGCGGTGGACTTTATCTGCTCGGCTGGATAGCTACTAAGGTTTTGAAAAAAGACGCTATGGGTTTTGGCGATGTCAAGCTATTGGCTGGCTATGGCGCCTTGATGGGCGTGACCGGCGCTGTGGAAACTCTTTTGGTGGCTGCAATGCTTGGCGTTTTGGTGATGGTTCCATATGGAATGATTAAGAATAAAGCGGCAAGAGGTAAGGCAAATAGTGCCGTTAATAGCGTTGCAAAAAATGAAAATGAGCCTGAAAACGAAGAGAACGGGCAAATTCCGTTTGGCCCGTTCCTTGCAATCGCTGCCCCCGTCATGTACCTCTGGGGCGATGCCCTGCTTGATGTTTATCTGAAATTTGTTCTTGGGGAGTAGCCATTACGCGTCATTCCCCTAGCGGGGGCTTGACGAGTTCGCCTCGGATATAGAAACATGCAAGCATGTTTCTATATCTCTCGGCTCCAGCGTCATTCTCCGCAGGAGAATCCATAAAGTTGTTTTTGGCACAGTCGCCCCGAACTCGGTCCGGGGCGGCTTTTCATATAAAAAGAGCCCTCGATTATAAAATCGAGGGCCTACTACCAACTAAGTTCTGCCAACTATTTCTTCTTTTTCCCTGGTCTCTGTGGCATGAACGGGCTTTTAGCGCTTGTTTCGCTTACACCCTTTTCCGAAATCGTTTCTTGGCTTGTAACAACGGAATCGCCAACGTTTAGCCCGCGTAAAATCTGGACGTTCACGCCGTCACTTAAACCTATCTTCACGCGGCGCGGTGCTGCCTTTCCGTTGATGTTGATCCACACGTGGTCGCCTTCAAGTCTAGGCTTCTTGTGCTTTTTCTTGGCTCCGGCATTCGGACCGGCCATGCCTGGTCCCATGCCTGGTGGCGGTGGCGGAAAATTGTCTCCAGCTTCGGCTGTCTTCGGGCGCTGTGGGCGCGGCATGTCTTTTGGATCCATCATCGGGGTTCCTGCAGCTGGCGTAAACTTGAGTGCCTTGACCGGAATCGTTACGGCGTCCGTAATTTCTTGCGTGACAATAGTGCAGGTGGCGGTCATGCCCGGCAAAAGCTTTTGTTCCGGGTTCTCAGCCGTGATGACGACCGTATAAGTTACCACATTGCTGGTCGTAGTCGGGTTCAGGCGAACTTCTTGCACGGTGCCGTTGAACGTATCGTTCTGGAATGCATCGACGGTAAACGTGACTCGCTGGCCTGTCTTAACTTGTCCGATGTCGGCTTCGTCAACGGCGGCCATGACTTTCATCTGGCTCAAATCCTTAGCGATTACAAATAATGTCGGGGTGCTCATGGAGGCTGCAACCGTCTGGCCTACATCAACGGCTCGCTTTAAGACAATGCCGTCAATCGGGCTTTTGATGGTGGCGTAGCTCAAGTTCAGTTTTGCCTGAGCGACTTCGTTCTTGCGTTGTTCAACGGAAAGCTTGGCCGCATTTAAGTTGTATTCTGCCTGCTCCAGTTCGACGGCGCTAGCGCTCTTGCTCTCGGCGAGCCTCTTGATGCGGTTGTACGTGCTTTGTTTGTAGTTCAAGTCGTTTTCGGCACTCTTGTACGAAATCGTCGTCTGCTTTAAAGTCGATTGCAACTTGGACTTGTCGAGTTCCGCAATGATTTGGCCTTTCTTGACCTTGGAATTGAAATCCACGTTAATTTTAGCGATGTCGCCAGAAACCTGCGTACCGACTTCCACCTGGTCGACCGGTTCCAACGTACCCGTTGCCGAAATGGTCGTCTTGATAGTGTCCGTGACTACCTTGGTGCTTATGAGTGCACCTGCTTGGCTTGTTGCATCTGTGTTAAAGAAGAATGATTTGACGCCAAAGGCGACTGCCGCGAGCACGGCAATAACGATGATGGTTTTCAAGAGTTTTTTCATAAGCATTAAAAAAATAGAAACATTGATTTTTTATTACAGCAATTTTGATGAATTGGGTGCGCATAAGGTTGCAATTTTTCTAGCTTAAAGGGTATGACTCGCGTACGCAAAAAAGACGACAGTGCAGAAGTCCGCAAGGTAACTTGGGTAGGACTTGGCTGGAACGCTGCACTTTCTGTTGCTAAATTAGTCGTTGGCGTTGTTGGAAATTCCCAAGCGCTTGTTGCAGATGCTATACACAGTGCATCTGATTTTGCGACTGATGTTGCCGTTATCGTTGGGAGCCATTTTTGGAACTCCCCGCCCGATGCTGAGCATCCCTATGGGCATAGGCGATTCGAAACGCTTGTCACTATTGGCATAGGGCTTGCGGTTGCCGCTGTAGGTGTAGGTATTGGGTATAAATCCGTTCTAGCGCTTTTGGCGGGCGAAGTGTCGCATCCGGAAATGTCGGTTGCGATTATGGCGCTCGCGTCCATCCTTGTGAAAGAGGGGCTATTCCGTTACACGCGCAATGCGGGCCGAAAAATCCGTAGCCAGGCGCTAGAAGCGAATGCTTGGCACCACCGTAGCGATTCCTTTAGTTCGATTCCGGTGCTAGTGGCGGTTATTTTTGCCATTTTGCTCCCGGAGATGTGGTTTGCGGATTCCGTTGGTGCGTTGATTGTGGCATTTTTTATTATGCATTCGGCGATTGAAATTGCGGCTCCGGGGCTCCATCAGCTAGTAGATCGCGGCGCGAACCCAGAGATTCTTGAAAATTTACGAAATTTGGCACTTTCACACCCGAAAGTCATTAGTTTGCATGGACTCCGTTCTCGTTACGTTGGAAGTGACCTGCATGTAGATGTTCATATTGTCGTGGATGACCAAATGACTTTGAAAGATGCTCATGACGTGGCCGAAGAAGTGGAACAACGATTGATTGATTCCGACGAAAACGTTGTGGATGCGCTGGTCCATATCGACCCCTATAACGCCAAACGCTATACCCAAGACGAAATTAAGACGATAGATAAGTAGGCGGTAGGAAGTGGTTAGTGATTAGGTGTCAAGGATCAAGCATCAGTTAGGGTTTAAATTAAAAATGAATAATTAAGAATTAAAAATCGAATTACCATTTTTAATTTTTCATCTTTAATTTTTCATTTTATTATCCTGTTTACTTAACCACTGTTTACTAATCACTGTTTACTGTGCCGAAGGCACGTCTTTCACACCTGTAAATATTCCAATGTGGTATTAGGTCATTGACAAAATCATCGCGCGACTTTGTTGTTTGTATTTATATTAGTTTAGTACAAGTTTGGAGGCGATATGGTACTTGAAGAATTTTACAAGCTGAATAATGGTCAGCGAATCCCGAAAATTGCGTTAGGAACGTGGCAAACGCCAAATGATGTTGTTGCAACGGCTGTTGCAGCTGCTATTGAGGCTGGCTATCGCCATATTGATACTGCAATTGCATACGAAAACGAAGCTGGAGTTGGGGTTGGACTCAAGGCTGCGTTAAAGTCTACTGGAATCCATCGTGAAAGTATTTTTGTCACGACGAAGATTCCGGCCGAAGTGAAAAATTATGATGATGCCGTGCGCTGTATCCAGGAATCGATGGATCGTCTAGACGCATTCCATATCGATATGATGCTCATCCATGCACCACGCCCGTGGAGCGAAATGGATTCGACTTCAGGGAACCGCTATTATAAAGAAAATCTCGAAGTTTGGAAAGCTCTCGAAGAGGCGTACGAGGCTGGAAAACTCCGTGCGATTGGCGTATCGAATTTTGAAATTAGTGACTTGAACAACTTGCTTGCTGGAGCGCGTGTGGTTCCGGCGGTGAATCAGATTCGTGTGCACATTGGGCATGTTCCGAAAGATTTGATTGATTTTTGTGAACAGTGCGGAATTTTGGTTGAAGCGTATTCTCCGAATGCGACTGGGCGCCTTTTGAAAGTGCCTAAAATTTGTGCCATTGCTGAAAAGTATCATGTTTCGGTGCCGCAACTTGCAAGTCGCTTTGTGTTACAGCTTGGACTGCTTCCTCTTCCTAAATCTGTTCACGATGATCGCATTCGCCAAAATGCCCAATTAGACTTCGAAATTAATTCGAATGATATGGCAAAATTGCTTAAGCTAGATGGACTATAATAGCCTGTTTTGTTGTATGAAATATTAAAGCGTATTATTATTTATCGTATAAATTCACAAAGCGTATTGTTATTATACGCTTTTTCTTTTTTTTAATAAAATTTGTTTAAAATGTTTTGACTGTTGTTCTTGCAAGTTAAAATTATCTTGGTTATATTATTTCATACAACATTAACTATTAAGGAGAAAAAATGAAAAAAATATATCTTTCAATGATGTTGGCTGCGTCCATGTGCTTTGCTGAATTTCAAGCGGGGCATGTTTACTCAGGAGGGGCTGGTGGCCGTTTCCATTTGAGCAATGATACCAAAAAAGCGGTATCAGGATTTAAATTTTACTATTACTTTAATGGTGCTCCAGGTGCGGAATTTAGTGCTGATATTAAACGTTATGAGGCTGTAAATCAATGGTCTGGTAATTATATAGCGGATAATGCTGTGCTGCCAAGATCTGTCACTTTTGAAAGACTTTCAGGAATTCAATATAGAGCGGTGCTGGATTATAGTAATGTTCGAATTCCTGCTGGTGGTGGGTTCCCACAAAATGGATCGTTCTCTCTTCGAATTTATGATCCTAATGATGAATATGGCGTCGATGATTGGAGTGAAT
Encoded here:
- a CDS encoding A24 family peptidase, with product MQEIPLWYWLIVFFGLGACVGSFYNVIVYRMPRGISLINPPSHCPLCKKRIPIYYNLPIVGWLWLRGKTACCHKPLNVIYPIGESLCGLLGALALYSASGFGTDLSRPVLSPETWANAAAMFWLLLGAYPVCAVDYKYKLIPDSISVGGIVAGLLISIVPGGITPFQSLLGAVLAGGGLYLLGWIATKVLKKDAMGFGDVKLLAGYGALMGVTGAVETLLVAAMLGVLVMVPYGMIKNKAARGKANSAVNSVAKNENEPENEENGQIPFGPFLAIAAPVMYLWGDALLDVYLKFVLGE
- a CDS encoding efflux RND transporter periplasmic adaptor subunit; the protein is MKKLLKTIIVIAVLAAVAFGVKSFFFNTDATSQAGALISTKVVTDTIKTTISATGTLEPVDQVEVGTQVSGDIAKINVDFNSKVKKGQIIAELDKSKLQSTLKQTTISYKSAENDLNYKQSTYNRIKRLAESKSASAVELEQAEYNLNAAKLSVEQRKNEVAQAKLNLSYATIKSPIDGIVLKRAVDVGQTVAASMSTPTLFVIAKDLSQMKVMAAVDEADIGQVKTGQRVTFTVDAFQNDTFNGTVQEVRLNPTTTSNVVTYTVVITAENPEQKLLPGMTATCTIVTQEITDAVTIPVKALKFTPAAGTPMMDPKDMPRPQRPKTAEAGDNFPPPPPGMGPGMAGPNAGAKKKHKKPRLEGDHVWININGKAAPRRVKIGLSDGVNVQILRGLNVGDSVVTSQETISEKGVSETSAKSPFMPQRPGKKKK
- a CDS encoding DASS family sodium-coupled anion symporter → MTKAKLIKLIIASVLAIAALFVPYEALGFVGDHALNPLEIRVIAIFVMAALFWILQPFPIWSTSMFVIVLMILTLSNSALIPFRVEGVEPLKFKAIMATFADPIIMLFLGGFFLASAACKYNMDKNLARVLLKPFGKDPKWVLLGLMIITAVFSMFMSNTATAAMMLAILGPVLKLFDANDRGKAAFALAIPLGANIGGMGTPIGTPPNAIALGALQSSGFNISFGQWMEFGVPYVIVMMVIAWILLLKLYPIKMKEMNLDIEGANGFDKSPRAIIVYVTFAVCVLLWVTGKNVHGLNDNVIAMIPMAVFALTGVITKKDLNEMSWDVLWLVAGGFALGLGLQQTGLAKDLINAIPFNTWSPFVLMVGCGFICLFMANFMSHTSTASLLVPIFIVVAMSCKENLAPLGGVTSLMVAVAFASSLGMCLPISTPPNALAHATGYTDTHGMAITGIVMGVGGLVLSWIMMFGLSKINFFEDPAEVAAAPAAVAAPAPAAPVYAKPAETIAEPATVAIPADSAAKVVVDSAAAK
- a CDS encoding cation diffusion facilitator family transporter: MTRVRKKDDSAEVRKVTWVGLGWNAALSVAKLVVGVVGNSQALVADAIHSASDFATDVAVIVGSHFWNSPPDAEHPYGHRRFETLVTIGIGLAVAAVGVGIGYKSVLALLAGEVSHPEMSVAIMALASILVKEGLFRYTRNAGRKIRSQALEANAWHHRSDSFSSIPVLVAVIFAILLPEMWFADSVGALIVAFFIMHSAIEIAAPGLHQLVDRGANPEILENLRNLALSHPKVISLHGLRSRYVGSDLHVDVHIVVDDQMTLKDAHDVAEEVEQRLIDSDENVVDALVHIDPYNAKRYTQDEIKTIDK
- a CDS encoding aldo/keto reductase, encoding MVLEEFYKLNNGQRIPKIALGTWQTPNDVVATAVAAAIEAGYRHIDTAIAYENEAGVGVGLKAALKSTGIHRESIFVTTKIPAEVKNYDDAVRCIQESMDRLDAFHIDMMLIHAPRPWSEMDSTSGNRYYKENLEVWKALEEAYEAGKLRAIGVSNFEISDLNNLLAGARVVPAVNQIRVHIGHVPKDLIDFCEQCGILVEAYSPNATGRLLKVPKICAIAEKYHVSVPQLASRFVLQLGLLPLPKSVHDDRIRQNAQLDFEINSNDMAKLLKLDGL